Part of the Clostridiisalibacter paucivorans DSM 22131 genome is shown below.
ATTTTTAAATAAAGACTCGTCAACAAACTGTGATTCCCATACTATCTTATATAGTCCCCTGTGTTCAGATACAAAATCAAAAAAAGTTTTAAAGCCTATATACTCCAATTCATATCTAGTTTTACAACATTTAGTTGATCTGTGTATAGCTGTTCTTAAAGTTTTACTTAGTTCCTCTACTAGATAACAAAAGACACTTTTTTTATCCTTAAAGTATATATAAAATGTACCTGGCGCAATAGATGCATTTTGTGTAATATCAGTTATAGACGTATTGTAATAACCATTACTACTGAAAAGCTCTTCGGCTGCCTTTAATATTTTATCTAATGTTTCCTGTCCTCTATTAGTTTTTGGAAAGTTAACCTCATTCAACTACTTTCACCTCATCCTTATATAGCATTTAATTAATATATAATACTTATTATTTTATCACAGATATATAATTTTCTACAATAATCCACCAAATTTTAAGAATAGAGGTGCAAATACCAATGCAACTATGGTCATAAGTTTAATAAGTATATTTATAGAAGGACCAGAAGTATCCTT
Proteins encoded:
- a CDS encoding TetR/AcrR family transcriptional regulator, which produces MNEVNFPKTNRGQETLDKILKAAEELFSSNGYYNTSITDITQNASIAPGTFYIYFKDKKSVFCYLVEELSKTLRTAIHRSTKCCKTRYELEYIGFKTFFDFVSEHRGLYKIVWESQFVDESLFKNYYQGLAKGYIKGIKEAQKNNEIKSELDPETIVYCLMGISNFIGLRWVIWKDTSVPEYVFEDMMKFIKEGTFTKQ